A single genomic interval of Daucus carota subsp. sativus chromosome 1, DH1 v3.0, whole genome shotgun sequence harbors:
- the LOC135150883 gene encoding uncharacterized protein LOC135150883, translated as MSHIQDEQIPVGVFELSEGMSHNSGDFFMGLSDGVDPTQDLPSVGSGRRVVSEDSDEVPKIDVSNVKGKNVVGEVPRVGSSAVAHDGLTEDLVNVIENRTVVCEAVGSAKRKREIDIFPSPKRDRHSLGGEREVVAGKHSRPKKLVPSRNLGLLNRSQVRRKQQLVHSSSSGDEYEEDPNRGTKRKRVGYLFRTTPRPLLPDLLTEDDQWKLDGCSARKRVKRVERAAGLVLGELSGLTTAFMSEKARSARLQRRKHGLEEELNNVKAKLGEMEPAEKIKLQEQLAGVSKERDECRVLIRELEGQINASKEENRVAQEKLKALQDMHLDVTGKLQVSETARCEADKLVSRLRGDIEGLKVTLENVPRREVVLAEFRASDEYKQEVIESRVAAVETFRTSEDFAEEIRRAVQQSLSEFKKGVEYAQALDHARAMAIAEFRDGVAFKQAVGAEAGKMSLRIVECCREFFKDDMQRPSQEFGVFFTEFIRRSRGAPGRKPAM; from the exons ATGTCTCATATCCAGGATGAACAAATCCCTGTGGGAGTTTTCGAGTTATCTGAGGGGATGAGCCATAATTCAGGAGACTTCTTCATGGGTCTCTCTGATGGTGTAGATCCAACCCAAGATCTTCCATCTGTTGGCAGTGGGAGGAGGGTGGTGTCCGAAGATAGTGATGAGGTGCCGAAGATAGATGTGAGCAACGTGAAAGGTAAGAATGTTGTGGGTGAAGTGCCGAGGGTTGGGTCGTCCGCTGTCGCTCATGACGGGTTAACTGAGGATCTGGTGAATGTGATTGAGAATCGTACTGTGGTATGTGAAGCAGTGGGGAGTGCGAAACGGAAACGTGAGATTGACATCTTTCCTTCGCCCAAACGTGATCGACATTCCCTTGGGGGCGAAAGGGAGGTGGTCGCGGGTAAACATTCGCGACCTAAAAAATTGGTGCCCTCTCGGAATTTGGGTTTATTAAACCGTAGCCAGGTTCGACGAAAACAACAGCTAGTGCATTCCAGCTCTTCGGGAGATGAATATGAGGAAGACCCGAACCGTGGTACCAAACGGAAGCGGGTAGGCTATTTATTCAGAACCACCCCTCGCCCGTTGTTGCCTGATCTGTTGACTGAGGATGATCAATGGAAGTTGGATGGTTGCAGTGCCCGAAAGCGTGTGAAACGGGTTGAAAGAGCGGCCGGTCTG GTTTTGGGCGAGCTGTCCGGGTTGACCACTGCCTTTATGTCAGAGAAAGCACGCAGTGCCCGGTTACAGAGGCGTAAACATGGTTTGGAGGAGGAACTTAATAACGTTAAAGCCAAGCTTGGCGAGATGGAGCCTGCGGAAAAAATTAAGCTTCAAGAACAACTGGCGGGTGTTTCGAAAGAGCGTGACGAATGTCGGGTTTTGATTCGTGAGCTGGAGGGTCAAATTAATGCGAGCAAGGAGGAAAATCGGGTTGCTCAAGAAAAATTGAAGGCTTTACAGGATATGCATTTGGATGTGACCGGAAAATTGCAAGTTAGTGAGACTGCCCGCTGTGAGGCTGATAAGTTGGTTTCCCGCTTGCGGGGTGATATTGAGGGTTTGAAAGTGACACTTGAGAATGTGCCTCGTCGAGAAGTGGTGCTAGCTGAGTTTCGTGCCAGCGACGaatataagcaagaagtcattGAGTCACGTGTGGCTGCTGTGGAGACCTTCAGAACCAGCGAGGATTTTGCCGAAGAGATACGCCGAGCAGTGCAGCAGAGCCTGAGTGAGTTTAAAAAGGGCGTGGAGTATGCCCAAGCCTTAGACCATGCGCGGGCAATGGCGATAGCGGAGTTTCGTGATGGTGTTGCTTTTAAACAAGCTGTTGGAGCTGAAGCTGGGAAGATGTCGCTGCGGATCGTAGAATGTTGTCGAGAATTTTTTAAGGATGATATGCAACGGCCATCACAGGAGTTTGGGGTGTTTTTTACAGAGTTCATTCGTCGTTCACGGGGTGCGCCTGGAAGGAAACCCGCTATGTAA
- the LOC108211201 gene encoding protein DETOXIFICATION 43 isoform X1, with protein MVRTRRTNGVCTRDLDKQAFKAARSALIVMARNDVEQSVAAKGKIPLMVFFKDASLLFKMDALGSEILRIAFPAALALAADPIASLIDTAFIGRLGAVELAAVGVSIAIFNQASKVTIFPLVSITTSFVAEEDTIGRLEKQMQLDEMVKVKAEDIHLDNLEKGGSATKMETQEVKAENTTLSVVETSASETSATLSGVATSASETSASKPQNVECRDFNKIQTKAKKHQSTDSKTTVARVKRHIPSASTALVMGAVLGILQTIFLISLAKPLLGIMGVKSDSPMLEPAERYLKLRSLGAPAVLLSLAMQGVFRGFKDTTTPLYATVAGDLANVVLDPILIFVLNMGVSGAAIAHVLSQYLILVILFYKLMKQVYLLPPSLKSLQFSRFLKNGFYLLGRVIAATSCVTLAASLAARLGTIPMAAFQICLQVWMTSSLLADGLAVAGQAIIACAFAEKDYQKATAAASRVLQMAFVLGLGLSLVVGLGLQFGSVVFTKDNHVLHLITIGVPFVAATQPINSLAFVFDGVNYGVSDFAYSAYSMVLVALASITSLFLLSKSNGFVGIWLALTIYMSLRALAGVWRMGTGTGPWRFLRDL; from the exons ATGGTTAGGACTCGAAGAACCAACGGTGTTTGCACTCGAG ACCTTGATAAACAAGCATTTAAAGCAGCTAGATCAGCATTAATTGTAATGGCCCGGAATGACGTGGAGCAATCCGTAGCAGCTAAAGGGAAGATTCCTCTTATGGTTTTCTTCAAAGATGCCAG CCTTTTGTTCAAGATGGATGCACTTGGATCAGAGATACTACGCATTGCGTTCCCAGCAGCCTTGGCATTAGCGGCTGATCCTATTGCTTCTCTGATAGACACAGCTTTTATTGGCCGATTag GCGCAGTGGAGCTGGCAGCTGTGGGAGTCTCTATCGCGATTTTCAATCAAGCATCCAAAGTAACCATATTTCCTCTTGTCAGTATAACAACTTCTTTTGTTGCTGAGGAAGATACTATCGGAAGATTAGAAAAGCAGATGCAATTGGATGAAATGGTAAAAGTTAAGGCAGAAGATATCCATCTTGACAACTTAGAAAAAGGTGGTTCAGCTACAAAAATGGAAACTCAAGAAGTTAAGGCAGAGAATACAACTCTTTCTGTAGTAGAAACATCAGCTAGTGAAACTAGTGCAACTCTTTCCGGAGTAGCAACATCAGCTAGTGAAACTAGTGCCTCTAAGCCTCAGAATGTGGAGTGTCGTGATTTCAATAAAATTCAGACTAAAGCTAAGAAGCATCAAAGTACTGATTCAAAAACTACGGTAGCAAGAGTAAAAAGACACATTCCCTCAGCATCAACAGCTTTGGTTATGGGAGCTGTACTAGGCATCCTTCAAACTATATTTCTCATTTCTCTGGCTAAACCATTACTTGGAATTATGGGAGTCAAATCT GATTCTCCTATGCTAGAGCCAGCAGAAAGGTACTTGAAACTAAGATCACTGGGTGCTCCAGCAGTTCTCCTCTCTTTAGCCATGCAAGGAGTTTTTCGAGGATTTAAGGATACTACAACTCCCCTATATGCCACAG TTGCCGGTGATCTAGCAAATGTCGTTTTGGACCCcattcttatatttgttttaaatatggGAGTAAGTGGTGCAGCAATTGCTCATGTGCTATCTCA GTACTTAATCTTGGTAATCCTCTTCTATAAATTGATGAAACAAGTTTACCTCTTACCTCCAAGCCTCAAGAGTTTGCAGTTCAGTCGATTTCTGAAAAATG GATTTTATTTGTTGGGAAGGGTGATTGCCGCGACATCATGTGTCACTTTGGCTGCGTCATTGGCTGCAAGGTTGGGCACAATTCCTATGGCAGCTTTTCAGATTTGCTTACAAGTTTGGATGACATCCTCCCTTCTTGCTGATGGTTTGGCTGTTGCAGGACAG GCTATCATCGCTTGTGCTTTTGCTGAAAAGGATTATCAAAAAGCGACTGCTGCTGCATCTAGAGTATTACAG ATGGCATTTGTACTCGGCTTGGGACTTTCTCTTGTCGTGGGACTCGGGTTGCAGTTTGGATCTGTGGTCTTCACCAAGGACAACCATGTTCTCCACCTTATAACTATAGGTGTCCCG TTTGTTGCAGCAACACAGCCAATTAATTCTTTAGCCTTTGTTTTCGACGGTGTTAACTATGGAGTATCTGACTTTGCTTATTCTGCATATTCTATG GTTCTAGTAGCTTTAGCAAGCATTACTTCTCTGTTTCTTCTGTCTAAAAGCAATGGTTTTGTTGGGATATGGCTTGCTTTAACCATTTACATGAGTCTCCGGGCCTTAGCTGGTGTCTGGAG AATGGGGACTGGTACCGGACCCTGGCGCTTCCTCAGAGACTTGTAG
- the LOC108211201 gene encoding protein DETOXIFICATION 43 isoform X2, protein MVRTRRTNGVCTRARSALIVMARNDVEQSVAAKGKIPLMVFFKDASLLFKMDALGSEILRIAFPAALALAADPIASLIDTAFIGRLGAVELAAVGVSIAIFNQASKVTIFPLVSITTSFVAEEDTIGRLEKQMQLDEMVKVKAEDIHLDNLEKGGSATKMETQEVKAENTTLSVVETSASETSATLSGVATSASETSASKPQNVECRDFNKIQTKAKKHQSTDSKTTVARVKRHIPSASTALVMGAVLGILQTIFLISLAKPLLGIMGVKSDSPMLEPAERYLKLRSLGAPAVLLSLAMQGVFRGFKDTTTPLYATVAGDLANVVLDPILIFVLNMGVSGAAIAHVLSQYLILVILFYKLMKQVYLLPPSLKSLQFSRFLKNGFYLLGRVIAATSCVTLAASLAARLGTIPMAAFQICLQVWMTSSLLADGLAVAGQAIIACAFAEKDYQKATAAASRVLQMAFVLGLGLSLVVGLGLQFGSVVFTKDNHVLHLITIGVPFVAATQPINSLAFVFDGVNYGVSDFAYSAYSMVLVALASITSLFLLSKSNGFVGIWLALTIYMSLRALAGVWRMGTGTGPWRFLRDL, encoded by the exons ATGGTTAGGACTCGAAGAACCAACGGTGTTTGCACTCGAG CTAGATCAGCATTAATTGTAATGGCCCGGAATGACGTGGAGCAATCCGTAGCAGCTAAAGGGAAGATTCCTCTTATGGTTTTCTTCAAAGATGCCAG CCTTTTGTTCAAGATGGATGCACTTGGATCAGAGATACTACGCATTGCGTTCCCAGCAGCCTTGGCATTAGCGGCTGATCCTATTGCTTCTCTGATAGACACAGCTTTTATTGGCCGATTag GCGCAGTGGAGCTGGCAGCTGTGGGAGTCTCTATCGCGATTTTCAATCAAGCATCCAAAGTAACCATATTTCCTCTTGTCAGTATAACAACTTCTTTTGTTGCTGAGGAAGATACTATCGGAAGATTAGAAAAGCAGATGCAATTGGATGAAATGGTAAAAGTTAAGGCAGAAGATATCCATCTTGACAACTTAGAAAAAGGTGGTTCAGCTACAAAAATGGAAACTCAAGAAGTTAAGGCAGAGAATACAACTCTTTCTGTAGTAGAAACATCAGCTAGTGAAACTAGTGCAACTCTTTCCGGAGTAGCAACATCAGCTAGTGAAACTAGTGCCTCTAAGCCTCAGAATGTGGAGTGTCGTGATTTCAATAAAATTCAGACTAAAGCTAAGAAGCATCAAAGTACTGATTCAAAAACTACGGTAGCAAGAGTAAAAAGACACATTCCCTCAGCATCAACAGCTTTGGTTATGGGAGCTGTACTAGGCATCCTTCAAACTATATTTCTCATTTCTCTGGCTAAACCATTACTTGGAATTATGGGAGTCAAATCT GATTCTCCTATGCTAGAGCCAGCAGAAAGGTACTTGAAACTAAGATCACTGGGTGCTCCAGCAGTTCTCCTCTCTTTAGCCATGCAAGGAGTTTTTCGAGGATTTAAGGATACTACAACTCCCCTATATGCCACAG TTGCCGGTGATCTAGCAAATGTCGTTTTGGACCCcattcttatatttgttttaaatatggGAGTAAGTGGTGCAGCAATTGCTCATGTGCTATCTCA GTACTTAATCTTGGTAATCCTCTTCTATAAATTGATGAAACAAGTTTACCTCTTACCTCCAAGCCTCAAGAGTTTGCAGTTCAGTCGATTTCTGAAAAATG GATTTTATTTGTTGGGAAGGGTGATTGCCGCGACATCATGTGTCACTTTGGCTGCGTCATTGGCTGCAAGGTTGGGCACAATTCCTATGGCAGCTTTTCAGATTTGCTTACAAGTTTGGATGACATCCTCCCTTCTTGCTGATGGTTTGGCTGTTGCAGGACAG GCTATCATCGCTTGTGCTTTTGCTGAAAAGGATTATCAAAAAGCGACTGCTGCTGCATCTAGAGTATTACAG ATGGCATTTGTACTCGGCTTGGGACTTTCTCTTGTCGTGGGACTCGGGTTGCAGTTTGGATCTGTGGTCTTCACCAAGGACAACCATGTTCTCCACCTTATAACTATAGGTGTCCCG TTTGTTGCAGCAACACAGCCAATTAATTCTTTAGCCTTTGTTTTCGACGGTGTTAACTATGGAGTATCTGACTTTGCTTATTCTGCATATTCTATG GTTCTAGTAGCTTTAGCAAGCATTACTTCTCTGTTTCTTCTGTCTAAAAGCAATGGTTTTGTTGGGATATGGCTTGCTTTAACCATTTACATGAGTCTCCGGGCCTTAGCTGGTGTCTGGAG AATGGGGACTGGTACCGGACCCTGGCGCTTCCTCAGAGACTTGTAG
- the LOC108211201 gene encoding protein DETOXIFICATION 43 isoform X3, with amino-acid sequence MARNDVEQSVAAKGKIPLMVFFKDASLLFKMDALGSEILRIAFPAALALAADPIASLIDTAFIGRLGAVELAAVGVSIAIFNQASKVTIFPLVSITTSFVAEEDTIGRLEKQMQLDEMVKVKAEDIHLDNLEKGGSATKMETQEVKAENTTLSVVETSASETSATLSGVATSASETSASKPQNVECRDFNKIQTKAKKHQSTDSKTTVARVKRHIPSASTALVMGAVLGILQTIFLISLAKPLLGIMGVKSDSPMLEPAERYLKLRSLGAPAVLLSLAMQGVFRGFKDTTTPLYATVAGDLANVVLDPILIFVLNMGVSGAAIAHVLSQYLILVILFYKLMKQVYLLPPSLKSLQFSRFLKNGFYLLGRVIAATSCVTLAASLAARLGTIPMAAFQICLQVWMTSSLLADGLAVAGQAIIACAFAEKDYQKATAAASRVLQMAFVLGLGLSLVVGLGLQFGSVVFTKDNHVLHLITIGVPFVAATQPINSLAFVFDGVNYGVSDFAYSAYSMVLVALASITSLFLLSKSNGFVGIWLALTIYMSLRALAGVWRMGTGTGPWRFLRDL; translated from the exons ATGGCCCGGAATGACGTGGAGCAATCCGTAGCAGCTAAAGGGAAGATTCCTCTTATGGTTTTCTTCAAAGATGCCAG CCTTTTGTTCAAGATGGATGCACTTGGATCAGAGATACTACGCATTGCGTTCCCAGCAGCCTTGGCATTAGCGGCTGATCCTATTGCTTCTCTGATAGACACAGCTTTTATTGGCCGATTag GCGCAGTGGAGCTGGCAGCTGTGGGAGTCTCTATCGCGATTTTCAATCAAGCATCCAAAGTAACCATATTTCCTCTTGTCAGTATAACAACTTCTTTTGTTGCTGAGGAAGATACTATCGGAAGATTAGAAAAGCAGATGCAATTGGATGAAATGGTAAAAGTTAAGGCAGAAGATATCCATCTTGACAACTTAGAAAAAGGTGGTTCAGCTACAAAAATGGAAACTCAAGAAGTTAAGGCAGAGAATACAACTCTTTCTGTAGTAGAAACATCAGCTAGTGAAACTAGTGCAACTCTTTCCGGAGTAGCAACATCAGCTAGTGAAACTAGTGCCTCTAAGCCTCAGAATGTGGAGTGTCGTGATTTCAATAAAATTCAGACTAAAGCTAAGAAGCATCAAAGTACTGATTCAAAAACTACGGTAGCAAGAGTAAAAAGACACATTCCCTCAGCATCAACAGCTTTGGTTATGGGAGCTGTACTAGGCATCCTTCAAACTATATTTCTCATTTCTCTGGCTAAACCATTACTTGGAATTATGGGAGTCAAATCT GATTCTCCTATGCTAGAGCCAGCAGAAAGGTACTTGAAACTAAGATCACTGGGTGCTCCAGCAGTTCTCCTCTCTTTAGCCATGCAAGGAGTTTTTCGAGGATTTAAGGATACTACAACTCCCCTATATGCCACAG TTGCCGGTGATCTAGCAAATGTCGTTTTGGACCCcattcttatatttgttttaaatatggGAGTAAGTGGTGCAGCAATTGCTCATGTGCTATCTCA GTACTTAATCTTGGTAATCCTCTTCTATAAATTGATGAAACAAGTTTACCTCTTACCTCCAAGCCTCAAGAGTTTGCAGTTCAGTCGATTTCTGAAAAATG GATTTTATTTGTTGGGAAGGGTGATTGCCGCGACATCATGTGTCACTTTGGCTGCGTCATTGGCTGCAAGGTTGGGCACAATTCCTATGGCAGCTTTTCAGATTTGCTTACAAGTTTGGATGACATCCTCCCTTCTTGCTGATGGTTTGGCTGTTGCAGGACAG GCTATCATCGCTTGTGCTTTTGCTGAAAAGGATTATCAAAAAGCGACTGCTGCTGCATCTAGAGTATTACAG ATGGCATTTGTACTCGGCTTGGGACTTTCTCTTGTCGTGGGACTCGGGTTGCAGTTTGGATCTGTGGTCTTCACCAAGGACAACCATGTTCTCCACCTTATAACTATAGGTGTCCCG TTTGTTGCAGCAACACAGCCAATTAATTCTTTAGCCTTTGTTTTCGACGGTGTTAACTATGGAGTATCTGACTTTGCTTATTCTGCATATTCTATG GTTCTAGTAGCTTTAGCAAGCATTACTTCTCTGTTTCTTCTGTCTAAAAGCAATGGTTTTGTTGGGATATGGCTTGCTTTAACCATTTACATGAGTCTCCGGGCCTTAGCTGGTGTCTGGAG AATGGGGACTGGTACCGGACCCTGGCGCTTCCTCAGAGACTTGTAG